One genomic region from Phragmites australis chromosome 1, lpPhrAust1.1, whole genome shotgun sequence encodes:
- the LOC133883293 gene encoding glutathione S-transferase 1-like, with product MENGDNGVVDENLDDLRALLEVYEARLSGSGGRAHLAGDAVSLADLSPFGFMRYFMATENAGVVDAYPRVKAWWNALLARPSVQKVMAGTPPDFGLGSGNRP from the coding sequence ATGGAGAATGGCGACAATGGCGTAGTCGACGAGAACCTCGACGACCTGAGGGCGCTGCTCGAGGTGTACGAGGCGAGGCTATCGGGCTCGGGCGGCCGCGCGCACCTGGCCGGGGACGCCGTCAGCCTCGCGGACCTCAGCCCCTTCGGCTTCATGCGCTACTTCATGGCCACGGAGAATGCCGGCGTGGTGGACGCGTACCCCCGCGTCAAGGCGTGGTGGAACGCGCTGCTGGCCAGGCCGTCTGTGCAGAAGGTGATGGCCGGCACGCCGCCTGATTTCGGCTTGGGGAGTGGCAACAGACCGTAG